In a genomic window of Babylonia areolata isolate BAREFJ2019XMU chromosome 3, ASM4173473v1, whole genome shotgun sequence:
- the LOC143280153 gene encoding uncharacterized protein LOC143280153, with protein MSQTGYDLLRASTPKYYKPAVDRTAPVSLMNRIAIVAIERFILMMNNTLLLTRNHRLANIYEVVDYLLGNHDDVGCNGDRGDFYRRKLAEQIYVYFGVHYVTHDNVINLVRDAIQLESDTRLVLAQCGLNRTSAPPIQVDDQVLDVLARIADMH; from the exons ATGTCCCAGACAGGTTATGACCTGCTGCGAGCCAGCACCCCCAAGTACTACAAGCCTGCCGTGGACCGCACGGCCCCAGTCTCCCTGATGAACCGCATCGCCATCGTGGCCATCGAGCGTTTCATCCTGATGATGAACAACACCCTGCTGCTGACCCGGAACCATCGCCTGGCCAACATCTATGAG GTCGTGGACTACCTGCTGGGTAACCACGACGACGTGGGCTGCAACGGTGACCGGGGCGACTTTTACCGGCGCAAACTAGCAGAGCAGATCTACGTGTACTTTGGCGTGCACTATGTGACCCACGACAATGTCATCAACCTGGTGCGAGACGCCATCCAGCTGGAGTCCGACACACGCCTGGTGCTCGCCCAGTGCGGCCTGAACCGGACCTCAGCGCCCCCTATCCAGGTGGACGACCAAGTGCTTGATGTGCTGGCACGCATCGCTGACATGCATTGA